The Pseudomonas extremaustralis genome contains a region encoding:
- a CDS encoding MFS transporter encodes MNQPSVGTTLDVQSFINAQPLSRYQWRVVILCFLIVFLDGLDTAAMGFIAPALSQDWGIDRASLGPVMSAALIGMVFGALGSGPLADRFGRKVVLVGAVLVFGAFSLASAYSSNVDQLLVLRFLTGLGLGAGMPNATTLLSEYTPERHKSLLVTSMFCGFNLGMAGGGFISAKLIPAFGWHALLMIGGILPLILAVVLLAWLPESARFLVVRNRGTDKVRKTLSPIDPGIVAQATGFSVPEQKTVKARNVLAVIFSGTYSAGTLLLWLTYFMGLVIVYLLTSWLPTLMRDSGASMEQAAFIGALFQFGGVLSAVAVGWAMDRFNPHKVIGTFYLLAGVFAYAVGQSLGNITLLATLVLIAGMCVNGAQSAMPSLAARFYPTQGRATGVSWMLGIGRFGAILGAWMGATLLGLGWNFEQVLTALVIPAALATAAVVIKGMVSHADAT; translated from the coding sequence ATGAATCAGCCTTCTGTCGGTACCACTCTGGACGTGCAGTCCTTCATCAATGCCCAACCGCTGTCACGCTACCAGTGGCGTGTCGTGATCTTGTGTTTCCTGATTGTCTTCCTCGACGGCCTCGACACCGCCGCCATGGGCTTTATCGCGCCGGCGCTGTCCCAGGACTGGGGCATCGACCGCGCCAGCCTCGGTCCGGTGATGAGCGCCGCGCTGATCGGCATGGTGTTTGGCGCCCTGGGTTCCGGCCCGCTGGCTGACCGCTTCGGGCGCAAGGTCGTGCTGGTTGGTGCGGTGCTGGTGTTTGGTGCCTTCAGCCTGGCTTCGGCCTACAGCAGCAACGTCGACCAATTGCTGGTGCTGCGCTTTCTCACCGGCCTGGGCCTGGGCGCCGGCATGCCCAACGCCACCACCTTGCTCTCCGAATACACCCCCGAACGCCACAAGTCGCTGTTGGTGACCAGCATGTTCTGCGGCTTCAACCTGGGGATGGCGGGCGGCGGGTTTATCTCAGCCAAGCTGATCCCGGCGTTCGGCTGGCATGCCTTGTTGATGATCGGCGGCATCCTGCCGTTGATTCTGGCGGTGGTGCTGCTGGCGTGGCTGCCGGAGTCGGCGCGCTTTCTGGTGGTGCGCAACCGCGGGACCGACAAGGTGCGCAAAACCTTGTCGCCCATCGACCCCGGCATCGTCGCCCAGGCCACGGGTTTCAGTGTGCCCGAGCAAAAAACCGTCAAGGCGCGCAACGTATTGGCGGTGATCTTCTCCGGTACCTACAGCGCCGGCACCTTGCTGCTGTGGCTCACGTACTTCATGGGCCTGGTGATTGTGTATCTGCTCACCAGCTGGCTACCGACGTTGATGCGCGACAGCGGCGCGAGCATGGAACAGGCTGCATTCATCGGCGCGTTGTTCCAATTTGGTGGGGTGTTAAGCGCGGTCGCTGTGGGGTGGGCGATGGACCGGTTCAATCCCCACAAGGTCATCGGCACCTTTTACCTGCTGGCCGGGGTGTTTGCCTACGCGGTGGGGCAGAGCCTGGGCAACATTACCCTGTTGGCAACCCTGGTGCTGATCGCCGGGATGTGCGTCAACGGCGCGCAATCGGCCATGCCGTCCCTGGCTGCCCGTTTCTACCCGACCCAAGGCCGCGCCACCGGTGTGTCGTGGATGCTCGGCATCGGCCGCTTCGGTGCGATCCTCGGCGCCTGGATGGGCGCCACATTGCTGGGCCTGGGCTGGAACTTCGAGCAGGTGCTCACGGCGCTGGTGATTCCGGCCGCCTTGGCCACGGCTGCCGTGGTGATCAAAGGCATGGTCAGCCACGCCGACGCCACCTGA
- the ccoM gene encoding cytochrome c oxidase subunit CcoM yields the protein MFIDNVVFAGVLTVGLMVLFFVGFGFFIWKDANKRKKP from the coding sequence ATGTTTATCGACAATGTGGTGTTCGCCGGAGTGCTGACTGTAGGCCTCATGGTGTTGTTTTTTGTAGGGTTTGGATTTTTTATCTGGAAAGACGCGAACAAGCGTAAAAAACCATAG
- a CDS encoding inorganic phosphate transporter, with amino-acid sequence MIDLFSGLDAWVLVSLLLALAFVLAFEFINGFHDTANAVATVIYTKAMPPHLAVFFSGVFNFLGVLLGGVGVAYAIVHLLPVELLINVNTGHGLAMVFSLLAAAITWNLGTWYFGIPASSSHTLIGSILGVGLANALINDIPLADGVNWQKAVDIGASLVFSPMAGFLVAALVLMGLKWWRPLSKMHKTPDQRRKVDDKKHPPFWNRLVLVISAMAVSFVHGSNDGQKGIGLIMLVLIGIVPAQFVLDLGSTTYQIERTRDATVHLNQFYQRNHETLGEFLALGKSVKDDLPGKFRCNPQQTEPTINALVDTLKGVSDYHSLNADQRIEVRRYLLCLDDTAKKVGKLPGLDPREKSDLDKLRKDLTATTEYAPFWVILAVAMALGMGTMVGWKRVVLTIGEKIGKQGMTYAQGMSAQITTASMIGLANIFSLPVSTTHVLSSGVAGTMVANKSGLQSGTVKTILMAWVLTLPATVGLSAGLFWLASTALGN; translated from the coding sequence ATGATCGATTTATTCAGCGGACTGGATGCTTGGGTTCTAGTGAGCCTGTTGCTCGCCCTGGCCTTTGTCCTCGCCTTCGAGTTCATCAATGGCTTTCATGACACCGCTAACGCGGTGGCCACAGTCATCTATACCAAAGCCATGCCGCCGCACCTGGCCGTGTTCTTCTCCGGGGTATTCAACTTCCTCGGCGTATTGCTCGGTGGTGTCGGTGTCGCCTATGCCATCGTGCACTTGCTGCCGGTGGAGTTGCTGATCAATGTGAACACCGGCCATGGCCTGGCGATGGTCTTCTCTTTATTGGCCGCGGCGATCACCTGGAACCTGGGCACCTGGTACTTCGGTATCCCCGCCTCCAGCTCCCACACCCTGATCGGTTCGATCCTCGGTGTCGGCCTGGCCAATGCACTGATCAACGACATCCCCCTGGCTGACGGTGTGAACTGGCAGAAAGCGGTCGATATCGGCGCATCCCTGGTCTTCTCACCGATGGCCGGCTTCCTGGTCGCAGCCCTGGTACTGATGGGCCTCAAGTGGTGGCGTCCGCTGTCGAAGATGCACAAGACCCCGGACCAACGCCGCAAGGTCGACGACAAGAAACACCCGCCGTTCTGGAACCGTCTGGTGCTGGTGATTTCCGCCATGGCCGTGAGTTTCGTACACGGCTCCAACGATGGTCAGAAAGGTATCGGCCTGATCATGCTGGTGCTGATCGGTATCGTGCCGGCCCAGTTCGTCCTCGACCTGGGCAGCACCACTTACCAGATCGAACGCACCCGCGACGCCACGGTGCACTTGAACCAGTTCTACCAGCGCAATCACGAAACCCTGGGCGAGTTCCTGGCCCTGGGCAAAAGCGTAAAGGATGATCTGCCGGGCAAGTTCCGCTGCAACCCGCAGCAGACCGAGCCCACTATCAATGCGCTGGTTGACACCCTGAAAGGCGTTTCCGACTACCACTCGCTGAATGCCGACCAACGCATTGAGGTACGCCGCTACCTGCTCTGCCTGGACGACACCGCGAAAAAAGTCGGCAAATTGCCAGGTCTGGATCCGCGCGAGAAGTCCGACCTCGACAAATTGCGCAAAGACCTGACCGCCACCACCGAATACGCCCCGTTCTGGGTGATTCTCGCAGTCGCCATGGCCCTGGGCATGGGCACCATGGTGGGCTGGAAGCGTGTGGTACTGACCATCGGTGAGAAAATCGGCAAGCAGGGCATGACCTATGCCCAAGGCATGTCGGCCCAGATCACCACGGCCAGCATGATCGGCCTGGCCAATATCTTCAGCCTGCCGGTATCGACCACCCACGTACTCTCGTCGGGTGTGGCCGGCACCATGGTCGCGAACAAAAGCGGCCTGCAAAGCGGCACCGTCAAGACCATCCTGATGGCCTGGGTATTGACCCTGCCGGCGACCGTGGGCCTGTCGGCCGGGTTGTTCTGGTTGGCATCCACGGCGTTGGGCAACTGA
- the pcaR gene encoding pca regulon transcriptional regulator PcaR: MNDQLRNSFASAAPPIVASPAKRIQAFTGDPDFMTSLARGLAVVQAFQERKRHLTIAQISHRTEIPRAAVRRCLHTLIKLGYATTDGRTYSLLPKVLTLGHAYLSSTPLAVSAQPYLDRMSEQLHEACNMATLEGDDILYIARSATTQRLISVDLSVGGRLPAYCTSMGRILLAALDDASLQDYLDHADLQTKTSRTLTTPEALFECLQQVRQQGWCIVDQELEQGLRSIAVPVYDASGQVLAAFNVSTHAGRVSRSELEQRFLPSMLSASRELSAQLFA, translated from the coding sequence ATGAACGATCAATTGCGCAACTCTTTTGCGTCAGCGGCGCCGCCGATCGTTGCCTCACCGGCCAAGCGTATCCAGGCATTTACCGGTGATCCGGACTTCATGACTTCCCTGGCCCGTGGCCTCGCCGTGGTGCAGGCGTTCCAGGAACGCAAGCGCCACCTCACCATCGCCCAGATCAGCCACCGCACGGAAATCCCCCGCGCTGCCGTGCGCCGTTGCCTGCACACCCTGATCAAACTCGGCTACGCCACCACCGATGGGCGCACTTATTCGCTGTTGCCCAAAGTCTTGACCCTGGGTCATGCCTATTTGTCGTCCACGCCGCTGGCGGTCTCGGCGCAGCCGTACCTGGACCGCATGAGCGAGCAACTGCACGAAGCCTGCAACATGGCCACCCTCGAAGGCGACGACATCCTCTATATCGCCCGTTCGGCCACCACCCAGCGCCTGATTTCCGTAGACTTGTCGGTGGGCGGACGCTTGCCGGCGTATTGCACCTCCATGGGCCGCATCCTGCTCGCGGCGTTGGACGACGCTTCGTTGCAGGATTACCTCGACCACGCCGACCTGCAAACCAAGACCAGCCGTACGCTGACCACCCCCGAAGCCTTGTTCGAATGCCTGCAACAAGTGCGGCAACAGGGCTGGTGCATCGTCGACCAGGAACTGGAACAGGGCCTGCGCTCCATCGCCGTGCCGGTGTATGACGCCTCGGGCCAGGTGCTGGCCGCGTTCAACGTCAGCACCCATGCCGGGCGGGTCAGCCGCAGCGAGCTGGAACAGCGCTTCCTGCCGAGCATGCTCAGTGCCAGCCGTGAGCTGAGCGCGCAGCTGTTCGCCTAA
- a CDS encoding 3-carboxy-cis,cis-muconate cycloisomerase has protein sequence MTLRTSNQLFDAYFTADSMAEVFCDQGRLQGMLDFEAGLARAEAQVGLIPLTAVAPIAQACLASLYDVDALGVAIATAGNSAIPLVKALGKLIAADDAGAERYVHLGATSQDVMDTGLVLQLRRAVTLIETDLARLGNILAAQAQRYAEVPMAGRTWLQHATPVTLGMKIAGWLGAVTRSRQRLVELKPRLLVLQFGGASGTLAALGEHAIPVAEALAAELQLSLPEQPWHTQRDRLVEFASVLGLIAGSLGKLGRDISLLMQTEAAEVFEPSAPGKGGSSTMPHKRNPVGAAVLISAATRVPGLVATMFSAMPQEHERSLGLWHAEWDTLPEICRLVSGALQQALLVSEGLEVDPGRMAYNLDLTQGLVLAEAVSIVLAQRLGRETAHHLLEHCCKRAVAEGRHLRAVLADEPQITAELSATELDRLLDPAHYLGQARTWVTRAVTEHFALNA, from the coding sequence ATGACACTGCGCACGAGCAATCAGCTGTTCGACGCTTACTTCACCGCTGACAGCATGGCCGAGGTGTTCTGCGACCAGGGACGCCTGCAGGGCATGCTGGATTTCGAAGCCGGGTTGGCCCGCGCCGAGGCTCAGGTGGGGTTGATCCCCCTGACCGCCGTCGCACCGATTGCCCAGGCATGCCTGGCGTCGCTGTACGACGTGGATGCCCTCGGTGTGGCGATTGCCACTGCGGGCAATTCGGCGATTCCGCTGGTGAAGGCGCTGGGCAAGTTGATTGCCGCCGACGATGCCGGGGCCGAGCGATACGTGCATCTGGGCGCAACCAGTCAGGATGTGATGGACACCGGCCTGGTCCTGCAACTGCGTCGGGCCGTGACGTTGATCGAAACCGACCTGGCGCGTTTGGGGAACATCCTGGCCGCCCAGGCGCAGCGGTATGCCGAGGTGCCGATGGCGGGGCGCACCTGGTTGCAGCATGCGACACCGGTCACCCTGGGCATGAAAATCGCCGGTTGGCTGGGCGCGGTAACGCGCAGTCGCCAGCGTCTGGTCGAGCTCAAGCCGCGCCTTCTGGTGCTGCAATTCGGCGGTGCGTCCGGCACGTTGGCGGCACTCGGCGAACACGCCATACCGGTGGCCGAAGCCCTGGCGGCTGAGCTGCAACTGAGCCTGCCCGAACAACCCTGGCACACCCAGCGTGATCGCCTGGTGGAGTTCGCCAGCGTGCTCGGCCTGATCGCCGGCAGCCTCGGCAAATTGGGCCGCGACATCAGCCTGCTGATGCAGACCGAAGCGGCGGAAGTGTTCGAACCGTCGGCGCCGGGCAAGGGCGGTTCATCCACCATGCCCCACAAGCGCAACCCAGTGGGCGCCGCCGTGTTGATCAGCGCGGCGACCCGCGTGCCAGGGTTGGTGGCGACGATGTTCAGCGCCATGCCCCAGGAGCACGAGCGCAGCCTGGGCCTGTGGCATGCCGAATGGGACACCTTGCCCGAGATTTGTCGTTTGGTGTCCGGGGCGTTGCAACAGGCGTTGCTGGTGAGCGAAGGGTTGGAAGTCGATCCTGGGCGCATGGCCTACAACCTCGACCTGACCCAGGGCCTGGTGCTGGCCGAAGCCGTCAGCATCGTGCTCGCCCAACGCCTGGGCCGGGAAACCGCGCACCACCTGTTGGAGCACTGCTGCAAACGCGCGGTTGCCGAAGGGCGCCATTTGCGGGCGGTGCTGGCGGACGAGCCGCAGATCACCGCCGAGCTCTCGGCGACTGAACTGGACCGCCTGCTCGACCCGGCCCACTACCTGGGCCAGGCCCGGACCTGGGTCACCCGCGCCGTGACCGAACACTTTGCATTGAACGCTTGA
- a CDS encoding CoA-transferase subunit beta: MTYSTNEMMTVAAARRLKNGSVCFVGIGLPSKAANLARLTSSPDVVLIYESGPIGAKPSVLPLSIGDGELAETADTVVPTGEIFRYWLQGGRIDVGFLGAAQVDRFGNINTTVVGDYHRPKVRLPGAGGAPEIAGSAKSVLIILKQSSRSFVDKLDFITSVGHGEGGDSRKRLGLPGAGPVGIITDLCIMEPEEGTHEFVVTALHPGVTREQVVAATGWAVRFADQVSTTEAPTEVELTALRDLEARTAAAHGQAPGEA; encoded by the coding sequence ATGACCTACTCGACCAATGAAATGATGACCGTCGCCGCCGCGCGCCGCCTCAAGAACGGCTCGGTGTGTTTTGTGGGCATCGGCCTGCCGTCCAAGGCCGCCAACCTGGCGCGCCTGACCTCGTCGCCGGACGTGGTGCTGATCTACGAATCCGGCCCGATTGGCGCCAAGCCCAGCGTACTGCCGCTGTCCATCGGTGACGGTGAGCTGGCGGAAACCGCTGACACCGTGGTGCCGACCGGTGAGATTTTTCGCTACTGGTTGCAGGGCGGACGCATAGACGTCGGTTTTCTCGGCGCGGCCCAGGTCGACCGTTTCGGCAACATCAACACCACGGTGGTCGGCGATTATCACCGGCCCAAAGTGCGCCTGCCGGGGGCCGGTGGTGCGCCGGAAATCGCCGGTTCCGCCAAGAGCGTACTGATCATCCTCAAGCAGTCGTCGCGCTCGTTCGTCGACAAGCTGGACTTCATCACCTCGGTCGGCCACGGCGAAGGCGGCGATTCGCGCAAGCGCCTGGGCCTGCCGGGTGCCGGTCCTGTCGGAATTATTACCGACCTGTGCATCATGGAGCCGGAGGAGGGTACCCATGAGTTCGTGGTCACCGCGCTGCACCCCGGCGTGACCCGCGAGCAAGTGGTGGCCGCCACCGGTTGGGCGGTTCGCTTCGCCGACCAGGTGAGCACCACCGAGGCGCCGACCGAGGTCGAGCTGACGGCCTTGCGTGATCTGGAAGCACGCACCGCCGCCGCCCATGGCCAAGCACCGGGAGAAGCCTGA
- the pcaF gene encoding 3-oxoadipyl-CoA thiolase — protein sequence MMREVFICDAIRTPIGRFGGGLSSVRADDLAALPIKTLIERNPSVDWTAVDEVFFGCANQAGEDNRNVARMALLLAGLPESIPGVTLNRLCASGMDAIGTAFRAIASGEMELAIAGGVESMSRAPFVMGKADAAFSRNMKLEDTTIGWRFINPLMKAQYGVDAMPQTADNVADDYNVSRADQDAFALRSQQRTAAAQAAGFFAEEIVPVRIAHKKGETVVDQDEHPRADTTLETLARLKPVNGPDKTVTAGNASGVNDGAAALILASADAVKKHGLTARARVLGMASAGVAPRVMGIGPVPAVRKLVERLGLAVTDFDVIELNEAFASQGLAVLRELGIADDAPQVNPNGGAIALGHPLGMSGARLVLTALHQLEKTGGRKGLATMCVGVGQGLALAIERME from the coding sequence CTGATGCGCGAAGTATTTATCTGTGATGCCATCCGCACCCCCATCGGCCGTTTTGGCGGTGGCCTGTCCAGCGTGCGCGCCGATGACCTGGCGGCGCTGCCGATCAAGACGCTGATCGAACGCAACCCGTCGGTGGACTGGACAGCGGTCGACGAAGTGTTCTTCGGCTGTGCCAACCAGGCCGGTGAAGACAACCGTAACGTGGCGCGTATGGCGCTGTTGCTGGCGGGCCTGCCGGAGAGTATTCCCGGCGTGACCCTCAACCGCCTGTGCGCCTCGGGCATGGACGCGATCGGCACGGCGTTTCGTGCGATCGCCAGTGGCGAAATGGAGCTGGCGATTGCCGGCGGTGTCGAGTCGATGTCCCGCGCGCCGTTCGTGATGGGCAAGGCCGACGCGGCGTTTTCACGCAATATGAAGCTCGAAGACACCACCATCGGCTGGCGCTTTATCAACCCGTTGATGAAGGCCCAATACGGCGTGGACGCGATGCCGCAGACTGCCGATAACGTCGCCGATGACTACAACGTCTCCCGCGCCGACCAGGACGCCTTTGCCCTGCGTAGCCAGCAACGCACCGCTGCCGCGCAAGCCGCCGGTTTCTTCGCCGAAGAGATCGTGCCGGTGCGCATCGCCCATAAAAAAGGCGAAACCGTGGTGGATCAGGATGAGCACCCACGGGCCGACACCACTCTGGAAACCCTGGCCAGACTCAAGCCGGTCAATGGCCCGGACAAGACCGTTACCGCCGGCAATGCCTCGGGCGTGAACGATGGGGCGGCGGCGCTGATTCTTGCTTCTGCCGACGCGGTGAAAAAACACGGCCTGACCGCCCGCGCCCGCGTGTTGGGCATGGCCAGTGCCGGTGTCGCGCCACGGGTGATGGGCATCGGCCCGGTGCCGGCGGTGCGCAAACTGGTGGAGCGCCTGGGCCTGGCCGTCACCGATTTCGACGTGATCGAACTCAATGAAGCTTTCGCCAGCCAAGGCCTGGCGGTGCTGCGTGAACTGGGCATCGCTGACGATGCGCCCCAGGTCAACCCGAACGGCGGCGCCATCGCCCTCGGCCATCCCCTGGGCATGAGCGGTGCGCGGCTGGTGCTGACGGCACTGCATCAATTGGAAAAAACCGGCGGCCGCAAAGGCCTGGCGACCATGTGTGTGGGCGTCGGTCAAGGCTTGGCCCTGGCGATTGAACGCATGGAGTAA
- a CDS encoding CoA transferase subunit A codes for MAEILALRDAVKQFVNDGDTVALEGFTHLIPTAAGHEIIRQGKKDLTLVRMTPDLIYDQLIGAGCARKLIFSWGGNPGVGSLHRLRDAVEKQWPQPLEIEEHSHADLANAYVAGASGLPFAVLRAYAGSDLPKVNPLIKTVTCPFTGEVLAAVPSVRPDVSVIHAQKADRKGNVLLWGILGVQKEAALAAKRCIVTVEEIVDDLNAPMNSCVLPTWALTAVCHVPGGAHPSYAHGYNERDNRFYQAWDPIARDRGTFTAWIDEYIHGTADFSEFQAKLAAAQGAK; via the coding sequence ATGGCTGAAATTCTTGCGTTGCGTGACGCGGTGAAGCAATTCGTGAACGACGGCGATACCGTCGCACTGGAAGGTTTCACCCATCTGATCCCTACAGCTGCGGGTCATGAAATCATTCGTCAGGGCAAGAAAGACCTGACGCTGGTGCGTATGACGCCTGACCTGATCTACGACCAGTTGATCGGTGCCGGCTGCGCGCGCAAATTGATTTTCTCCTGGGGCGGCAACCCCGGCGTGGGTTCCTTGCACCGCCTGCGCGACGCGGTCGAGAAGCAATGGCCGCAACCGCTGGAGATCGAAGAACACAGCCACGCCGACCTGGCCAATGCCTACGTCGCCGGTGCCTCGGGCCTGCCCTTCGCGGTGCTGCGGGCCTACGCCGGTTCCGACTTGCCCAAGGTCAACCCGCTGATCAAGACCGTCACCTGCCCGTTTACGGGTGAAGTGCTGGCGGCGGTGCCGTCGGTGCGTCCGGACGTCAGCGTGATCCACGCGCAAAAGGCCGACCGCAAGGGCAACGTGCTGCTCTGGGGCATTCTCGGGGTGCAGAAGGAAGCGGCCCTGGCGGCCAAGCGCTGCATCGTCACCGTCGAGGAAATCGTCGATGACCTCAATGCACCGATGAACAGCTGCGTGCTGCCGACCTGGGCGCTGACGGCGGTGTGTCATGTACCCGGTGGCGCACATCCGTCCTACGCCCACGGCTACAACGAGCGGGATAACCGCTTCTACCAGGCCTGGGACCCAATCGCCCGCGACCGTGGGACGTTTACCGCCTGGATTGACGAGTACATCCACGGCACCGCCGATTTCAGTGAATTCCAGGCCAAGCTGGCCGCCGCGCAGGGGGCCAAGTAA
- the pcaD gene encoding 3-oxoadipate enol-lactonase translates to MAFVQLAEGELHYQLDGPVGAPVLVLSNSLGTDLHMWDLQIPAFTEHFRVLRFDTRGHGESLVTEGPYSIEQLGRDVIALLDALDIPRAHFCGLSMGGLIGQWLGINAGERLQRLVVCNTAAKIGTPEIWNPRIEMVLRDGAAAMVALRDASIARWFTADFAQANPHQAKQITDMLAATSPQGYAANCAAVRDADFREQLAAIQVPTLVIAGTEDAVTPPAGSHFIQEHVQGAEYAEFYAAHLSNVQAGAAFSDRVIQFLLAR, encoded by the coding sequence GTGGCTTTTGTACAACTCGCCGAGGGCGAACTGCATTACCAACTGGATGGGCCTGTGGGCGCGCCCGTGCTGGTGCTGTCCAACTCCCTGGGCACCGACCTGCATATGTGGGACCTCCAGATCCCCGCCTTCACCGAGCATTTTCGTGTGTTGCGGTTCGACACCCGTGGCCACGGTGAATCCCTGGTGACCGAGGGCCCCTACAGCATCGAGCAACTGGGCCGCGACGTGATCGCGCTGCTCGATGCGCTGGATATTCCGCGCGCGCATTTCTGCGGGTTGTCCATGGGCGGCCTGATCGGCCAGTGGCTCGGCATCAACGCCGGGGAGCGCCTGCAACGCCTGGTGGTGTGCAACACCGCTGCCAAAATCGGCACGCCGGAGATCTGGAACCCGCGTATCGAAATGGTCCTGCGCGACGGTGCGGCAGCGATGGTCGCGTTGCGCGATGCCTCGATTGCACGCTGGTTCACCGCCGATTTCGCGCAGGCCAACCCGCACCAGGCCAAGCAGATCACCGACATGCTCGCGGCCACGTCGCCCCAAGGGTATGCGGCCAACTGCGCGGCGGTGCGCGATGCCGATTTCCGTGAGCAATTGGCCGCGATCCAGGTGCCGACCCTGGTAATTGCCGGCACTGAAGATGCCGTCACTCCGCCGGCCGGCAGCCACTTTATCCAGGAGCATGTGCAGGGCGCCGAGTATGCTGAGTTCTATGCCGCGCACCTGTCCAATGTCCAGGCCGGTGCTGCGTTCAGCGACCGGGTGATTCAATTTCTGCTGGCCCGCTGA
- a CDS encoding MFS family transporter → MTTTTSHYTGEERSKRIFAIVGASSGNLVEWFDFYVYAFCAIYFAPAFFPSDDPTVQLLNTAGVFAAGFLMRPIGGWLFGRVADKHGRKNSMMISVLMMCAGSLVIAFLPTYKDIGAWAPALLLVARLFQGLSVGGEYGTTATYMSEVALKGQRGFFASFQYVTLIGGQLLAVLVVVILQQILSEDELRAWGWRIPFVIGAIAALISLLLRRTLKETTSKEMREDKDAGSIAALFRDHKAAFITVLGYTAGGSLIFYTFTTYMQKYLVNTAGMHAKTASYIMTGALFLYMCMQPLFGMLADKIGRRNSMLWFGALGTLCTVPILLSLKTVSNPFLAFVLITLALAIVSFYTSISGLVKAEMFPPQVRALGVGLAYAVANAIFGGSAEYVALGLKSLGMENTFYWYVTGMMAVAFLFSLRLPKQAAYLHHDL, encoded by the coding sequence ATGACAACAACGACCAGTCACTACACCGGAGAAGAACGCAGCAAACGGATTTTTGCGATTGTCGGTGCCTCCTCCGGCAACCTCGTCGAATGGTTCGACTTCTACGTTTATGCCTTCTGCGCCATTTACTTTGCCCCGGCGTTTTTTCCGTCGGACGACCCCACGGTCCAACTGCTCAACACCGCCGGTGTGTTCGCCGCCGGGTTTCTGATGCGGCCCATCGGTGGCTGGCTGTTTGGCCGGGTGGCCGACAAGCACGGGCGCAAGAATTCCATGATGATCTCGGTGCTGATGATGTGCGCCGGTTCCCTGGTCATCGCCTTCCTGCCCACCTACAAAGACATCGGCGCCTGGGCCCCGGCGTTGCTGCTCGTGGCGCGGCTGTTCCAGGGCCTGTCGGTGGGCGGCGAATATGGCACCACTGCGACCTACATGAGTGAAGTGGCACTCAAGGGCCAGCGCGGCTTTTTCGCGTCGTTCCAGTACGTGACCCTGATCGGCGGGCAATTGCTGGCGGTGCTGGTGGTGGTGATCCTGCAACAGATCCTCAGCGAAGACGAACTGCGCGCCTGGGGCTGGCGGATTCCGTTCGTGATCGGCGCCATCGCGGCGCTGATCTCCCTGCTGCTGCGTCGTACCCTCAAGGAAACCACCAGCAAGGAAATGCGCGAAGACAAGGACGCCGGCAGCATCGCCGCGCTGTTCCGCGACCACAAGGCCGCGTTTATCACCGTGCTCGGCTACACCGCTGGCGGCTCGTTGATTTTCTATACCTTTACCACCTACATGCAGAAGTACCTGGTGAACACCGCCGGGATGCACGCCAAGACCGCCAGCTACATCATGACCGGCGCCCTGTTCCTGTACATGTGCATGCAGCCGCTGTTCGGCATGCTCGCGGACAAGATCGGCCGCCGTAACTCGATGCTCTGGTTCGGCGCGTTGGGGACCCTGTGCACAGTGCCGATCCTGCTCAGCCTGAAGACCGTCAGCAATCCGTTCCTGGCCTTTGTGCTGATCACCCTGGCCCTGGCCATCGTGAGTTTCTACACCTCGATCAGCGGCCTGGTGAAAGCCGAAATGTTCCCGCCGCAAGTACGCGCCCTGGGCGTAGGCCTGGCCTATGCGGTGGCCAACGCGATCTTTGGCGGCTCGGCCGAATATGTGGCGTTGGGCCTCAAGTCCCTGGGCATGGAAAACACTTTTTACTGGTACGTCACCGGCATGATGGCGGTGGCTTTCCTGTTCAGCCTGCGCCTGCCCAAGCAGGCGGCGTACTTGCATCACGATCTATAA